The following nucleotide sequence is from Nitrospira sp..
GCCCGCATTAAGGGGCTCAAAACTGCGGACATTCAGAAAATCCCGGGCCTCCAAGAATACGAAGAGGTCATTCATCGGGATAACCTGGTTGTGCTCTAACGCCGTCTGACACACATGCGTCTGGGACTCTTGGGCGGTAGCTTCAATCCAATCCATTGGTGTCACCTTTCCATTGCGCAAGCCACCCGAGAGGTGCTCGACCTGGACCAGATCCTCTTCATCCCCGCCGGTGCCCCCCCGCACAAGCAACCCGGTTCTCTTGCCCCCGCCGCCCACCGGTACGAAATGGTCCGTTTGGCCATTCAGGACGTTCCCCATTTTGGACTGAGTGATCTCGAAATCCGGCGCGAAGGCAAATCCTACTCGATCGATACCATTCGAGCCATCCAGCGCCACTATGGAGCCGATACCGCGCTGTTTTTCATCATCGGACTCGATGCCTTCTTGGATCTGCCCTCGTGGAAAGAAGCTCAGACGCTGCTCGAAACCTGTCACTTTGTAGTCATCTCACGCCCCTCCACCGCCTTTTGCAGCTTAGCCGCTATCCCGCTGTTTCGGAGCATCCCGGAAGCGCTGCTACGCGACCTCGACGCCGGCATCCGAGACCGGGCCGACGTCCCCATTCCCGATGGGCACACGCTCACCTTTCTCCGCCTCCCTCCCTGCGACATCTCCGCGTCCGAGATCAGACGACGCCTACAAGCGGGAGAGTCGCTGGCAAATTTGTTGCCCACCCCTGTCGAATCCTATATACTTCGCGAGGGTTTATACAGGGAGGCCGGCGATCGCACTCGAAGCAAAGGCTAAGGCTCTCGCAATCGCGAGCGCCATCTTGGACAAGAAAGCCACCGATGTTCTCATCCTGCATATCGCCAAACTGACCTCTGTCGCCGACTACTTGGTCATCGGGTCCGGAGAGTCAGAACGTCAAGCTCGGGCTATCGCCGACCACGTGAGCGACCTGTTGACCGAGCAAGGCGAGGCCCCCCTCAGTGTGGAAGGCGCATCACGAGCCCAATGGATCGTGATGGACTTCGGTGACGTCGTGGTACATGTCTTTCAAAAGGACATTCGTGAACATTACGCCCTCGAACGGCTATGGGGCGATGCCGGACAGGTCCGATTGCCGGAGGAGCGCGTCGTAAAGCCTCCCCGCGCCCGGCGGACTGCCACTCGTCCGGCTCGTACCAGGAAACGGGTCTAGAATGTTCCGCCTGCTCTCGACCATCTTCCTCGTCAGCCTCGGCATCTTTCTCTACAGTTACTTCCGTGAGCTCAATCCTGGAA
It contains:
- the nadD gene encoding nicotinate (nicotinamide) nucleotide adenylyltransferase, which gives rise to MRLGLLGGSFNPIHWCHLSIAQATREVLDLDQILFIPAGAPPHKQPGSLAPAAHRYEMVRLAIQDVPHFGLSDLEIRREGKSYSIDTIRAIQRHYGADTALFFIIGLDAFLDLPSWKEAQTLLETCHFVVISRPSTAFCSLAAIPLFRSIPEALLRDLDAGIRDRADVPIPDGHTLTFLRLPPCDISASEIRRRLQAGESLANLLPTPVESYILREGLYREAGDRTRSKG
- the rsfS gene encoding ribosome silencing factor, giving the protein MALEAKAKALAIASAILDKKATDVLILHIAKLTSVADYLVIGSGESERQARAIADHVSDLLTEQGEAPLSVEGASRAQWIVMDFGDVVVHVFQKDIREHYALERLWGDAGQVRLPEERVVKPPRARRTATRPARTRKRV